In Drosophila ananassae strain 14024-0371.13 chromosome 3R, ASM1763931v2, whole genome shotgun sequence, the DNA window GAGCATCTTCAGTACGAGGTACGTCCACTGGTCCTCCCGCGGCGGCTCGCTCGGATAGCGGAGCGTGAGACGGAGTGCCCTAAAAACGGGTGAGTGGCTGGCGGCGTACTTGATCAGGTAGAGGAATGTGTGCATCGCCTTGGCGGCGTGGAAAGCGTGAAAGGCGCTAAGGAGGCGGCCCTCCCATGGGCTTGTGTCCTCGTGCCGGGCACTCCTGCTCCTCAGCTTGCGCTCCACGTACGGCAGGAGTGTCAGAACAGTGGCGGAAAGAAACTGCTGTCGCCGAGTGAGCAACTCGCCCGTTTCCGTCGCCGTGCGCTGTAGTCCGTAAAAGCTCTCCCCGAAGGAGGAGGCCCGTTTCCTCAGGTACAGGTACTGCAGGAGCCATGTGAGCAGCGGCGAGAGCTCCTCTTGGACCCGTAGACTGCCCCAAAGTTTAAAGTCCAGCCGCAAACCGAAGTagtcgaagatcttgctcaGCGCCGGGTAAATCAGGTTGTCCAGCGTCTCAGCAGCCGAAATTTCAAAGATCGAGGGCACATTTTGCAGGTTTTGGCGTACGTTGGCGGCTTCTGCCATCCTTTCAGGttcttattttgtttttaattcataaatgtaaataaaagtcAACAATTGTCTGGCAGTGTTGGACAACGGGGAATTCTCTTATCAGAAGGGACATTTTTTTAACTATTGCAGCTcatgttgttttattttgaaatatattatgTTTCTCTTCCTTaacaacaaatattttatgtatttaaGAACAAGAGttcctttaatttttaaaataaagattaacCGCCAACTGTGGGAAATTATCGAATATGTAATCGGACTTTATCGAAGAACAGTTAGGTATCAAAAGAAAATGGTTGCGCCGGTAGCATTTTGCAATACTGAATTTCACATACAcaagtttgtttatttttgtgtttcttGTTAACAAATCGCAGGCAGATCCGATGAAACTATGAAAACTCCTGGCGCTGGCAAAAAGTCCACCAAGTCGCGCTCCAAGTCGGCCAAGTTGGAACTGGCAAGCAAGAACGCAGcgtcagcagcagcatcggCATCCTCGGCGGCCACAGTGTCCACTTCTGCACTgggcgggggcgtggcagtggGCAGCCTGCCGGCTACGCCGTCGCACCTCAACATGGTCACAACACCCACGACGCCCACCTCGAGTTTCGGAAACTACAACATGTTCGATGCCTCCTTCCAAGTGGCGAGCAGCGGACATGGAGCAGCAGGTGGCGCGTCGGGAGAGGCTTGCAGTAACAGCAGTCGAGTGGTAAGAACTATAGATTCCTACGGATGCCTAATACAGATAACCTCGCTTTTAGATCAACCAAAAGAGCTATGCCGGGTTTGACCCGCGGAGCATTAAGATTTTCTGGGAACAGCACGACCAAACGGATGTGGAACTGCCCCAGGATGTGTGTGCTCGCCTTGCAGAGGATGCCTCCTACAAAGTCTGGGAGTTGATCAACGTAAGGACTATATATGACAATGCAATCAGCTCTATAATGCCTTTACTTTGACACAGAATGTAAAAACCTATTCACGCCACTCAGGCGGAGTGGTCACCTACGACCTGGTCAACGAAGTGCTCAAGGATGCGGACGTGCCGCCTATGCTGGGGGCCATGGACAGTGACTGGGACCGCATCGACTATGACGGCAGCTACTACTTCCACTCGGACAAGATCTTTGAGCTGCGCGAGGAGTTCCAGAAAGAGATCACTCTCGCAATGCCTGGGGATGCTGACTTCCACAGCTTCTGTCCAGTAGAGGACAAGCACTTGGAACAGTTGAAGCAGGTTGTCCAGAATCTGGTGACGGGTGAGCGGA includes these proteins:
- the LOC6497889 gene encoding peroxisome assembly protein 12, which produces MAEAANVRQNLQNVPSIFEISAAETLDNLIYPALSKIFDYFGLRLDFKLWGSLRVQEELSPLLTWLLQYLYLRKRASSFGESFYGLQRTATETGELLTRRQQFLSATVLTLLPYVERKLRSRSARHEDTSPWEGRLLSAFHAFHAAKAMHTFLYLIKYAASHSPVFRALRLTLRYPSEPPREDQWTYLVLKMLEVLAFFLQFVQWWYSNDQRRKVGGALINPEAMPKKELPDEVQQTMPKRGECPVCLLPVQTPTACSVSGYVFCWKCIVSHMKEHGSCPVTHYPITLEDLVRIYET